In Oncorhynchus gorbuscha isolate QuinsamMale2020 ecotype Even-year linkage group LG02, OgorEven_v1.0, whole genome shotgun sequence, a single genomic region encodes these proteins:
- the LOC123994477 gene encoding neuronal acetylcholine receptor subunit alpha-10-like, which produces MHLWRVFSTWLFFLCFSFLPVCLGAHGRYAQKLLTDLFANYTNALRPVEDTDHIINVTLQITLSQIIDMDERNQILTTYLWIRMVWTDAYLTWKKEDYDGLDTIRIPSSYVWRPDIVLYNNADDQFSSSMETNVVIRNDGQIMWDQPAISKSSCSVDVSFFPFDAQQCRLTFGSWTHNGNQMDLVNALDSADLADFVANVEWEVLGMPAKKNVILYGCCSDPYPDITYTLHLKRRASFYIFNLLIPCMMISFLAPLGFYLPADSGEKVSLGVTVLLALTVFQLLVAESMPPSENVPLIGKYYIATMTMITASTALTIFIMNIHHCGPEARPVPEWARRFILHYLARICFVFEVGENCFTGTPKKQAPPEPPPDHNINPQTRGTNWDVNGQAWGGMEGRGEEEVGGVGVKTPEEKEEGNRLDVKKGSYQMFEPSRWKDDLFVSIDAEEEEEGAAGKEEGEGGEAEREKRFRGKIGCMGGAEEKMGGGGERGGARGGGERGSVEGGGERRKGSLGGAEDRGRREVVVSVQCVCQHQALRRNIEYIASCYHDQRSTQRRTGEWRKVAKVMDRLFMWLFFIMVFLMSLLIMGKAV; this is translated from the exons tgtGTCTGGGTGCTCATGGGAGATATGCTCAGAAGTTGTTGACTGATTTGTTCGCTAACTACACCAACGCTCTGAGACCGGTAGAGGACACAGACCACATCATCAACGTCACACTGCAGATCACCCTCTCACAGATCATTGACATG GATGAGCGTAACCAGATCCTGACCACGTACCTGTGGATCCGGATGGTGTGGACGGACGCCTACCTCACTTGGAAGAAGGAGGACTACGATGGTCTCGATACCATCCGCATACCTAGTAGTTATGTATGGAGGCCTGATATTGTCCTATATAACAA TGCTGATGACCAGTTCTCCAGCTCTATGGAGACCAACGTGGTGATCCGTAACGACGGACAGATCATGTGGGACCAGCCGGCCATCAGTAAGAGCTCGTGCTCCGTGGATGTGTCCTTCTTCCCATTCGATGCCCAGCAGTGTCGCCTAACCTTCGGCTCCTGGACACACAACGGCAACCAGATGGACCTGGTCAACGCCCTAGACAGCGCTGACCTGGCTGACTTTGTGGCCAACGTAGAGTGGGAG GTTCTGGGTATGCCAGCCAAGAAGAACGTGATCCTGTATGGCTGCTGCTCAGACCCCTACCCAGACATCACCTACACCCTGCATCTGAAACGCAGGGCCTCCTTCTACATCTTCAACCTACTCATCCCCTGCATGATGATCTCCTTCCTGGCCCCGCTGGGCTTCTACCTGCCGGCTGACTCTGGGGAGAAAGTGTCCCTGGGGGTCACCGTGCTGCTGGCACTGACCGTGTTCCAGCTGCTGGTGGCAGAGAGCATGCCACCCTCGGAGAACGTACCACTCATTG GGAAGTACTACATTGCTACCATGACGATGATCACCGCATCGACCGCCCTGACTATCTTCATCATGAATATCCATCACTGTGGTCCGGAGGCGCGTCCTGTCCCTGAATGGGCCCGCCGCTTCATCCTGCACTACCTGGCACGGATCTGCTTCGTCTTCGAGGTGGGAGAGAACTGCTTCACTGGCACCCCCAAGAAACAGGCCCCGCCTGAGCCCCCACCCGACCACAATATCAACCCCCAAACTAGAGGTACTAACTGGGATGTGAACGGGCAGGCCTGGGGGGGCATGgaagggaggggtgaagaggaAGTGGGAGGGGTGGGCGTAAAGACtccagaagagaaagaggaggggaataGACTGGATGTGAAGAAAGGGTCATACCAAATGTTTGAGCCCAGTAGGTGGAAAGACGACCTGTTTGTAAGTATAGAtgcagaagaggaggaagagggagcagcaggaaaagaggagggagaaggaggagaggcagaaagagagaagcgTTTCAGAGGAAAAATTGGGTGCATGGGAGGGGCAGAGGAAaaaatgggaggaggaggagagagaggaggtgcaagaggaggaggagagagaggctctgtgGAAGGAGGAGGTGAAAGAAGGAAAGGATCATTAGGAGGTGCAGAGGATAGGGgtaggagggaggtggtggtgagcgtccagtgtgtgtgtcagcaccAGGCGCTCCGCAGGAACATAGAGTACATCGCCAGCTGCTATCATGACCAGCGTTCCACTCAGAGACGTACGGGTGAGTGGAGGAAGGTGGCCAAGGTCATGGACCGACTCTTCATGTGGCTCTTCTTTATCATGGTCTTCCTCATGAGCCTCCTCATTATGGGCAAGGCCGTCTGA